A genomic stretch from Microtus pennsylvanicus isolate mMicPen1 chromosome 11, mMicPen1.hap1, whole genome shotgun sequence includes:
- the Gast gene encoding gastrin yields the protein MFRLCVCMLILVLALATFSEASWKPHSHLQDASSGPGANGGLELHQLDQLDPASHHRRQLGPQGPQHFITDLSKKQMPRMEEEEEAYGWMDFGRRSAEEGDQRN from the exons ATGTTTCGACTGTGCGTGTGCATGCTGATCTTAGTGCTGGCTCTGGCTACCTTCTCTGAAGCTTCTTGGAAGCCCCACTCCCATCTACAGGATGCATCCTCTGGACCAGGGGCCAACGGGGGCCTGGAACTACATCAGCTGGACCAGCTGGACCCAGCCTCTCACCATCGAAGGCAGCTGGGGCCCCAGGGTCCTCAACACTTCATAACAG ACCTGTCCAAGAAGCAGATGCCaaggatggaggaagaagaagaggcgTATGGATGGATGGACTTTGGCCGCCGCAGTGCTGAGGAAGGGGACCAGCGTAACTAG
- the Eif1 gene encoding eukaryotic translation initiation factor 1, giving the protein MSAIQNLHSFDPFADASKGDDLLPAGTEDYIHIRIQQRNGRKTLTTVQGIADDYDKKKLVKAFKKKFACNGTVIEHPEYGEVIQLQGDQRKNICQFLIEIGLAKDDQLKVHGF; this is encoded by the exons ATGTCCGCTATTCAGAACCTCCACTCTTTCG ACCCCTTTGCTGATGCAAGTAAGGGTGATGACCTGCTTCCTGCTGGCACTGAGGATTATATCCATATAAGAATTCAACAGAGAAACGGTAGGAAGACCCTTACCACTGTCCAAGGGATCGCTGATGATTACGATAAAAAGAAACTAGTGAAGGCGTTTAAGAAG aaatttgcctgcaatGGTACTGTAATTGAGCATCCAGAATATGGAGAAGTAATTCAGCTACAGGGTGACCAGCGCAAGAACATATGCCAGTTCCTAATAGAG ATTGGACTGGCTAAGGACGATCAGCTGAAGGTTCATGGGTTTTAA